From one Triticum urartu cultivar G1812 chromosome 3, Tu2.1, whole genome shotgun sequence genomic stretch:
- the LOC125545199 gene encoding probable phytol kinase 2, chloroplastic gives MLSLGAHPFSPPPSSSHYTRLRSRPRCSPTSSAPTVSSSSPPPTLRFLRGGCAANRSRRATTMAAVVSPGDGGLVHDLVSSGVTAAIALGLLRFFEELAKRGVCDQKLNRKLVHITIGMVFLLFWPLFSAGRYAPFFAALAPGINIIRMLLLGLGIMKNEAMVKSMSRSGDHRELLKGPLYYATTITLATSVLWRTSPIAIALVCNLCAGDGIADVVGRRFGKEKLPYNPNKSYAGSIAMAVAGFLASIGYMHYFHSFGLMEKSWYMTLGFLVVSVAAALVESHPISTELDDNLTVPLTSFLVGSLIL, from the exons ATGCTCAGCCTCGGCGCCCATCCCTTCTCcccgcctccctcctcctcacaCTACACTCGCCTCCGATCGAGACCCCGCTGCTCACCCACCAGCTCCGCGCCGACCGTCTCCTCCTCCTCACCGCCGCCCACCCTCCGCTTCCTCCGCGGGGGCTGCGCCGCCAACCGGAGCCGGAGGGCGACGACGATGGCCGCGGTGGTCTCCCCGGGGGACGGCGGCCTGGTCCACGACCTCGTGTCCTCAGGCGTCACCGCGGCCATCGCCCTCGGCCTCCTCCGCTTCTTCGAGGAGCTCGCCAAGCGCGGCGTCTGCGACCAG AAACTGAATAGGAAACTTGTGCACATAACTATTGGGATGGTATTCTTgctcttttggcctcttttcag TGCGGGAAGGTATGCTCCTTTCTTTGCTGCACTTGCACCAGGGATTAATATTATAAGGATGCTTCTATTGGGGCTAGGAATAATGAAAAATGAAGCGATGGTCAAATCAATGAGCCGATCTGGAGACCACAG GGAACTTCTCAAGGGACCACTGTATTATGCCACTACTATAACTTTGGCCACTTCTGTATTGTGGAGAACATCCCCAATTGCTATAGCACTTGTCTGCAACTTATGCGCTGGAGATG GTATAGCAGACGTAGTTGGGAGACGCTTTGGAAAAGAAAAGCTTCCATACAACCCCAACAAGTCATATGCAGGAAGCATAGCGATGGCTGTGGCTGGTTTCTTGGCTTCAATTGG GTACATGCATTACTTCCACAGTTTCGGTCTCATGGAGAAAAGCTGGTACATGACCTTGGGCTTTCTTGTGGTCTCCGTAGCCGCCGCACTTGTCGAGTCACACCCCATCAGCACTGAACTGGATGACAATTTAACCGTTCCCTTGACATCATTCCTAGTCGGTAGCCTCATTCTCTGA